ACCCAATTTGCACATTTTTCTGCTTTGATGTTAATCTCTGGGCACATTGTCTTAAACCCAATTCACTACTCTGCACCTTTTTACAGGACAGACAGCAAAGTTTTGAATGTTGGTGAAGAGCTGTGGAAGGAAACTCTGCCACTAAAAATGGGTTCACGCCTTTACCAGCTTCAAGGACTGAAACCTGATACTTGGTACGAAGTGAAAATATCGTATCCAGCTTCTGTATGTGTTTCTAAAACTTTCAATGGAGTTTCTTTATGTTGCTCAGCAATCCCTTTATGGGTTCCTTAACTTGCATTTGTGTGTTCACAGATACCTGCTAGATTTTCCGTACAACTCAAGAGAGGGGAATTGGAATCTGCACTGACTGGGAACAGAAGATTACTAAATACAGAAAAGCTGATTTTCAAGACTGAAAGTCTTGGCTCGAACGATCAGGTTCGATTTTTGCTGCTGAATCTTTGAATACTTAGTTTcattaatttgaatttcatgAGATGCTCAGTGAGTTTTGGACTCTGCTGACTACTTAGGGTGGCATGTATGTGTTGGTGAGTGTGGAGCCAGAAGGAGTTGTTGCAATACCAAATGTGCAGGAGAGGGAACACATCATTTTCAATATAGGTAATGTAATATCAATCAAATTTGGCATGAGAAAttaacatgttttttttactataaTTTTTGCTGTTTAATGCAAGGCACATTACAATTTGTTTGTATAACAAAGCTTATCTCTTACATGTTGGTGGCAGTTTGTGATGAACTACTGTTGGGAATTCCGTACAAAGCTTGGTGGGTTGTAGGCTTTGTGTTGGTGTGCTTGGTTTTGGCGTTCACCATCCCAGCATTTCTTCCACCCTTTTTGTTACGGCCAGTGGATCAAAATGCTTCTAAAGATTCTTGAATATCTGACTCATAAAAGTGGTTGGCTTCATCAAGTTTTGGTTATTTCAGTATATCACGGCAGCTCCATTTTAGACCAATTGAGGCATTGGAGTATCTAAGATTTCAGTTTGGTCCCGCAGTACATTTTGAAGTAACTTCTGGGCATTGACCTGACCTTCATGATTGGCTTGCAATTCGAATGGTGCGTTTTCTAGTTTCTctttttgcttcttctctcAAAGAAGAGTAGATGAGATAAAGTCCTATAAGCATCAAAATTTTAtgctttttaattttcctttgCGAATTGGATCTTGCAACTGTTGACAGATGAGCACATTATCTCAAATTTGTTATGCACTCAGGCAATGAAATCACTTGAGCAGATGTAGATATATGGATTAGCACATTCTTTCCTCTaagttttccatttttcttgtctatttttgtttgtcttcCACATCAATCAATGAATGTAATGTGATTGAGAATGGTGAATTTTAGGGGATTTATAGCAGAACAAATATTAGCTTcacaagcaaacaaaaacaccaACCGCATTTGACAATTTACACTCCTCCATAAACCAACTCACCATTTCTATATATCAAGCATCACGAACTGCCCGTACGCAGTAGCCCTTTGCTTCGCAGCCGCATAGTTTGATACATAGTTATATAACCATGCCATCACCGTCATTGCTGCCATGCCACAACCGCCGGAGAAAACAAAGCCGGCTGCTATGAGGAGCATGACTATCCCAGCCGGGACTAAAATTGGACTAGAGAGCACCAGGACAGGGGTAGCCATGATCAGGGCAATCACCGTCCCGGTCAGAGTTAACCCGGACAAGAATAACAGCGTGGCACCAACTATGGCTGCGGTCAAGAGCTTGACTGTCTGGTGTGAGGGTGGAGCTGACCGGCCGTAGAGGTTCTGGGTAATTTCTTTTGATTGATTCGCCATGTTTGATCAAGAAGTCTCTGTGAGACCCTGTGGATGCTGTGGAATTTATGGGTGGCGGGCTGCATGGGATTGAGTTTTGTGAGCTGGAAACATGTCAAAAGAAGTGAATTTGCATGGCAATTTGTGAGCAACAAGGAGACCACCATGTGTTGATGAGGTGGCTGCTCTGTTTTCCTCTGCACCTGGGTTGTCCAGAAAGTCTAATATCAATGAAACGACTTGTGGTTATTGTTTAAATTTAAGTGTATCCAGCAAATGGAATAACTGCtttggagcaattgctccCAGGTAAGCTTATGGGTTAGAGGTGTCCCAGCATCCAGCATGTAGTGTTTATAAGACTAATGAGGATTTGGGGCAATTTGCTTCCCAATTCGAGTCTTAGTATCCATCTAGTGTTTCTGAGTTTAATATATACCCCTCGTTTAGTATATACCCCTATATACCcctctttttaatatttacccctctcaatagaaaatatcctaaaatttttcaaccaaaaaaaaagtgtatcCAAACATCCCAACTTACCCAATTTGCACATTCTAGTCTGCGTTTGCTTTGATGTCAATATAGATCCTCAGAAACATGGTCTTACACCGAAGTTACTGTTTTGTTATAAATCTAGTCTTCAGCTGATCAAAATGCTTGAAACGCttcttaaaattttcactCAAATTTAGTAAATGATCATCAGTGTTTCAAAAGTACAGATGCAGTTCATTAGGAGCAACTTCCCTGGGAATTGACCATCAACTTGCAAATGAACCCAAGACATGCGTACATAGCAGGGCTATGAAAAGGAGAAATCAAaggagtttttattttcataaacaaAAAGCCAAAATACCAAACCAACAGGATAGTTTATTTTCTCGATACATAAACCAACCCTGAAATTCAAAAAGGGCAGAAGTACTGCCCATACAAGTAAGCTCTTTTCTTTGTAGCCACGTAGCTAGATATGTACTTGTACATCAATGTCAACGTTGTTACTGCCGCCACGCCGCACCCGCCAGAGAAAACAAGGCCGGCTGCTGTCAGGAACACGACTATCCCAGCCGGGACTAGGATTGGACTAAACACCACCAGCACTGGGGTGGCCATGATCAGGGCCATCACTGTCCCAGTTAACGTTAACCCGGACAGGACTAAAAGGGTTGTCCCAGCTGCGCCTGCTGTCAAGAACTTGCCAGTCAGGCGAAGGGAGGATGGTGGGGCTGCTGAGTGGTCGTGGTCCTGGAGCTTCAGGGTGACGTGTCTTGATTGATCAGCCATAGTGATCAGTGACAAAGAGTCAGTGCTGCAGGAGGTGACGATATATAGATGTGATCATGTGATGACGGGGATGTGGCGTGGCACGTGGTGGGTTGCATGAGTTTTGCGTTTACAAATGGGAAACATGCATGTGCTACGTGGCACTAGAATGAATGCTTTACGTGGCAGTTCTTATTTCTGGCACTTTCTGAATCTGAACTACAAAATTCAAACGTTTTTGATGAGGCGgtaattttacttttatttatttttatattactcaatttacttaagtttataatataaataaggaagtattcccatttggattcaaataaaaatactagaaaattaaattccaaccaaatcaaaatatgaaaattcgattttagtgcaaaatacgatttatgctaaaaatgatggctcattaagtcaatatatacttcataataaaatcccataaaatcaagtgttcttatttgatgtgtaaggaataaaagtcgccaaaaattatcttgagaaaatgattatttcgaaaaaccattttttatacttggtcaatatttttacataaaacaatttttcatgtatgatatgaatgaatgaagGGACCTAGGGTCAATCTAGGTAAAAAACTTTAGATGTTTAATCTAGATAAAAAGCCTTAAATGTTCAATCCACAAAGAGTTTTTAGCATTTCAAAATTGCACATCCgctaaaaaattcatgaatcCGCCAGTGGCTCTCACTGTAACCGTTGTCAATTGCTTGCTTCTATTACCTCTGTCCTGTATGTCATTAATTGCTCAAAGAGCATGAGAAgtaaatacaataaaatacaatatattatttctAAAAATCACTTTTAGCCTACGTAGTTTGTccattttttcacttttaatctctgtagttttaattttgcCAATTTAGTATTTGATTCTTGAATTCATCCAAAATTCTGTCCAAAATGTCATTCATCAAGAAATTagatgaaaattaaaatgtgTCTTTAAATtgcaattaaattaaactacATAAGTTAAATtcccaaaattaaaaccatAGGGACACATTTTTTTGTCCAACTACATGGAATATAAAGTGACTTTTTGCCATGTATCAAATAGCACTGAAGTCTTTTGCGATAAAATCTCTCATACTATACATATAAAACCCTAAGTTTGATAGAATTTTATAAGTTAAGTTGGAACCTCACACCAAGTAATTTAGGAGGGTGTATacaattaagattttaaaagagttcAATGGAGTTACAAAGTTTATAGAGTTTAATATAGCGTTTGACTAAATTATATATGATGtacaacaacaaagaaaaaataacataacaaaagaaaattgcacACCATACGATTgcaagaagagaagagaagagactTTTTACCTCCACTTGACAGGCATACACGAGggtacaacaacaaaaacgcACATGATATATGAATTGCAAGAAGATCATATATATGTGAAAACATACGTAGAAAAATAAgagatgagatttttttttacctcagACAAGCACACACGTTCAAAGATTTTGGAAAACATAGAGCACGTTCAAGTTTCTAGGATTGACATAAGATTTGTCAGGGCCTTTAGTATTTATACTTACCATTTTAAAGTCTAACAAAATCGGACAACTCATTAattctttcaaaataaataacttattgAATACACCTAAAATTCGATACATTTTTTTGAAAGTCAATAGACATctgaattgaatacacccaaaTTTTTacaaactcttttaaaatcttagggggggtgtattcaattaggattttaatAGATTTTTTTGAAGCTTAAAAGtctagtggtattcaattatgatttttaagtaatcaataaaaatctgatgatattcaattaggattttaaaATCATCAATGCAAGTCTGATGGTATTTAATTAGGACTTTTAAAAGATTATAAAAAGTACGGTAATATTCAAAAACTTACCGATTTTGATGTATTTCATTAAATGATGTATTGTGTGAGACTTTTGAGTGGGTAATATAAATACCAAACTCTATAAAAAATCTCACCCTACAATATATGATTCTCACGGTGGTTTGTTTTGGGAGAAGATGAACAGACTTGAGAAGATAAACAAGTTTCTCATTTGTGTTGCTTTGCTGTGGGCACAAGCCTACATACATCCGTTTTTTATATCTTTCCACTCTGCCAATTTATCAATTATTAATAAGAGTGTGGaacaaataaagaagaagaaaccaatCTATAAGATTGATAGTTTGGTGTTTTTGGTTTGTTGAGCACTGCCTCAATCTTTTAggattgatttttctttttatttagcatttgttttataaaataatattttacttTTGTAAAAACTGGAGAATGATGATTCGAATAACTATAgagctttgttttgtttactttGGGTCTTCTAGTCCCACTTGGGAGAAAAGGACCACTATGCTACGAATTAACATTTGAGATATAGGAATAACTTATCTTTTGaataattttatctttttatcaTTAATTTGATTGTTAGTGAGATGCATGCACAATCAACAAATTCAATCcacctttttcttctattattttctttatataaaattCGAATGTGAACTCATTCGTCTAGCAATTCCGATAAAAACCCAAGGAGGGCCTctagaacatgaaaaataatcAAGGGTTTGTATACCAATCAATTAATGAAAGTTTATCAAGTTATATGCCATGTCGAGAGATGCTATCTAGGTCATATGACGAGATGAAGCTCCAACAAATATTTATTACGTCTTGAataacttttgttttccttaaGCCATGTCTAGTTGCTACATGACGTTATTGTTATTACTTTTATCATTTGGTTatttattcataattaatccatgttattatatgatttttatttcatatgaAATCCTAGAGCAAATTTTTTGATTCTTTGGAGAATACAAAAAAGTCTTAAGTGAATCATAAGAAAATCATGTCATtacaatctattaaaatcataagtaaAATCTTGTAATTACAAATCCTACTGAAATCCATTACATTAAAATCATGTGATtacaatctattaaaatcacaattgaatacaccctccttaattgaatacacctaaacttttaaacttttttaaaagCTTAATTGGATATGTAATTATACATCCATGTTAACATTGTTACGACCGTCACGCAGCAACCGCCGAAGAAAACAAGACCAGTTGCCGTCAGGAATACGTCTATCCCAATCGAAACTAGGATCGGACTAAACACCAATAGGATTGGGGGTGGCCATGATCAAGCTCATCACTATCCCGGTGAACGACAACCCGTACAAGAATAATAGGGTTGAGCCAATTGCGCTTGCTGTCAAAACCTTGCCAGCCCTGCGCGAAGACAGTGTTggggatggcaacgggtcgggtaggggccgggtatgacaataccatctccatccccgaacccatcCCCGCTTATAcggtttcggggaatccccgtccctgtccccgtcgggggactatcctccatacccgccccgaatcccataaattttttgcataaaaaaatatttttaatacattttaacattaagtttcatattaaattatcattcaacacatccaaattaactataaagttcaactcaactattcaaaatcacatcaatatgaaattccatagaaaattaCGAAAAATTAGGAGAGGGAAATTAAcatagggttaaacataaatattataattatatatttatttatttaaatataaacatatatatttttgggtcaggttcggggatggggacgtCGATACCCGTCGGGGATTTTTTAAGTTCGGGAATCCCCGTACCCGATACCCATTTAGCTCCGAAATCTCCCTCCGTTAGGGTCGTGGACTCGACGGGAACCTGCCCCtacggggatttttgccatccctaatgTTGACTGGTAGTGGTCTTGGAGCTTCCGGTTCGCTTGACTTGATTGATCGACCATGATCAACGGTTGTGATTCACACTGATGTGAAGACATCATGGGAATCTATTTAAGGAAGGGGCTGAACTAACACGTGGTGCAAGATGTCATTTGGGTGTGCCAAGTGGTTTGTTGCTTGAGTTTGAATTTACGAAGTTGAGAAGATATGTAGGATTCCTCCCTGTCTCGACGTGTTCATGTTGAGTGTCGAGTAATTATAGTGTGGTAAAGAGTATGACTACGTGATATAATTTATtcatgtattataatataaattgaTATTTACAGTCCTAATTTTTTAGATAATAAGAgtaagagattgtggtcatcTATCGTTGAATATTAATccaataatttaaaaaagtttcttaaaatgagtgcaagagtgagtgaactattgaatttacatccaacagTGAGTGACTACAAATCTCTTGAACCCCTGTAGTCTAAAAAGAACCGTGCATAGATATTTATTGGTGTTATATAGTGGAGAAAtctaaattatattaattaatacaGCATGGCTGTATTTCAGTATCGCAGTGTGAACTGAATCCAGGGCCAGCTGGCAACGACTGGGGATGTTGTCGCGGCTGTGACTTTGATGTCTCGGTGACAATAGCGCTGCTCATGTCAAACATCCCCGAGGACGCTCCTCATCCAAATAAAGAAACCGGGTGAAATCACTTGCGTTTGCAACCGTCGATCTCCTGGGCCCCAACGAGACTCAAAAATTGGTAAATCTATACGGCAACAGACAAGTACCCcctaaattttgaaaatatttagACAAGGCCAGAGCGGGAGGAGCACGTGGCGACAACTCAGAATTCGACCGTTGCGAATGCTTATTCAAGCCCCGTCTTTAGCCTTCGCTCTCCTTCAATCTTTCGCCCCTCTcgttctctttctctctctatctctctcgctttctctctcttctctctctcatggcGATCGCTGCGGAGAACCAAGCCCAAGAGAAGGTCAGATTTAAAGAAAAAcctttcaagtttcaatttttttgtagCCGTTGGGATCTTGAGTCCCCAAATTCAAATGCtagggttttaatttcttttcggttcttttgtttttctctgaAGATGAgatgtttaattatttttcttgatgatgaagataatgGTTTCTTTGGGtatatgtgaattttgagaTCGCATTATCAAAATTCGAATTCGAGCCTCTGACTGTAGGGTTTTCTGATTTGAAATTTAGGAATTTGGGCTTGAGGTGTAGATCAATTAGCTTCAATGGGGTTTAAAGTGCTAATTGGTAaatgtttatatatttagATTCTATGAGGATTTTTAAATATGGGTTTGCTTTCATCAGGCTTCTTCGGAGGTTTCAGCGACGGAGACAAGAAGATGGACGCTCAATGACTTCGACATTGGAAAGCCTCTTGGCCGAGGAAAGTTTGGTCACGTCTATTTGGCAAGAGAGAAACGGGtatgttcttctttttcttctttatggCCATGcattttgtaaattttggCGTTCTTTAGCTGctgtttcaattatttttggtACTAGCATTCATGGGGTTTGTTTAGTCAAGGAATTAATCTTCTATAGCTGTCGACTTGGGTTTCATTCTTGATAGCTAAGATtgcaatgaagaagaaaataaaattttgaaaaacatgtTTTATGTACCACAAATAGAAGTGCCAGTTTTTGTGGCTTAATTATAGTCATGTAGTCCGGAGTGCCAATATTCTattcacttaaaaaaaaaaaaatggaaagcaGATGAAGGGTGaatgtgtgtgagagagagtgagaaatTTTGGTTTATAATATGCATTCAAATGAAGTGGAATTTAAATGGTGTCTCTTTGTTTGCCTACTTTCAATTGTGCACCTAACTTGATCTTTTTATTCCTGGAACAGAGCAATCACATTGTGGCACTTAAAGTCCTCTTTAAGAGCCAGCTGCAACAGTCTCAGGTTGAACATCAGCTTCGTCGGGAAGTTGAAATACAAAGTCATCTTCGACATCCCAATATCTTACGCCTTTATGGGTACTTTTACGATCAGGTATATTGCTCATAGCCTCATAAGCTGCTAATATTTCAACATCTTAAACTTGTCTTACTTAGTGGAAACACAGGTGTTTTACCATTCATTtggaaatttatttattgcaGAAACGagtttatttgattttagaaTATGCTGCCAAAGGTGAACTATACAAGGAACTTCAGAAGTGTAAATACTTCAGTGAAAGACGTGCTGCCACTGTAAGTTGTTTTTATGTAGTGTCATTCAGTTTCTTTTGCGCTTATACCATTTACCATGTCACCTATAGTAACAAGAATGACTACTCCTTTGGGACATAAACCAATCTAGGTCATTTATTTTTGAGAACTTTGACTAAAAATTCTAATGTGTGTACTTATCTTGCATGGCCAGTATGTTGCATCGTTGGCACGGGCCCTTATATACTGCCATGGAAAGCATGTAATTCACAGAGATATCAAGCCAGAGAACCTTCTAATTGGTGCACAGGTTTGGATTGCCATCCTTGCTAttatatcttttatttttcaaggaTACATATTTGGTCTTTATCAAATCAATGTGGATCTCCTTTGACAGGGTGAACTCAAGATAGCAGATTTTGGGTGGTCAGTGCATACATTCAACCGCAGGCGGACCATGTGTGGTACCCTTGATTACCTCCCTCCTGAGATGGGTATGTTAACAACCCTAAATATTCTCCTTCTACAGTGTCTATCCAAACTGATCATCTTCACATGTATTTCATACCGCTGTGTTAAAGagaaattttacaaaaaaCCATTTATAGCATTCTTCTGCAAAAACACAACTACTACTATATCTTACTAATACTTTTGAGGTTGTGAAACAGTGGAGAGCGTAGAGCATGATGCTAGTGTGGATATCTGGAGCCTTGGTGTCCTGTGCTATGAGTTTCTCTATGGAGTCCCGCCTTTTGAGGCCAAGGAGCATTCAGATACATATAGAAGGTAAAGTGTGACCTGCAAAATGATTAAAGTTCACAAAATAGATTCTATTATCACGTAACTTGTATGTGTGATGAGGAATTCTACATGGAATGAAAtactttttattaaaacaataatCTTACGATACAAGTTTTCTctgaatgaaaaaagattaatgGGAGTTATGGAATTCTAGACATGGCTAATATGGCTCTGCTATTTGTCTTCACAGGATTGTTCAAGTGGATCTAAAGTTTCCTCCAAAACCAATTGTCTCTTCTCATGCAAAGGACCTTATTAGTCAGGTTTTTGTCCTCATGCTTTTGCACTTCAGTTCGAGTATTTGCTATTTCATTGTTGCTTCAAAACAGAGTGTTATTAGTAAtgtctgaatttttttgttttttttaaatgcagaTGCTTGTGAAGGACTCTTCTCAACGCCTGCCATTGCACAAGCTTCTAGAACATCCATGGATTGTTCAGAACGCGGAGCCCTCTGGCGTATATAGGATATAATTTGCCAAGCCTGATATAACGAAGGAGATAATGGCAGtagaatttaattttctatgaaCATCTGAACAATTTATCTAGCTGGCCTCAGCCAACTTTGTGATGTAATACTTTCTTGTATGAATctattgataaaaaaaaatgtttgttaataaaaattcttttttcttcgtGCTAAGCAGTGATTCGTATTAGTTTCCCATGTTTGCATTTCGTAAACTTTCAAATTCCCATTCATGCATGACCTCAGTTCCTACATGTAAGGAAATTTTCCTTCCATTTTCTGCCAGGGCACATTTATGGAAATGGTTGCGATTTTGACACCTCCAGCTCCagtttaattttgagtttttctatttaaaccccacaccTTTCTTTGTTCACCCAAACCAAATACTTAAATTATTAAGCgcttaagttttattattgtgtaaaaagacaaaaaaggtcatccaacttaatactAAACCCTAgtaagttttagaaaaacactTCATACACACACTCCACCACTCTttatattaagttttagaaaaacacaaacccCTCTGCACCCAATTGCCAGATTATTCctctttcaattcaaaaaatcTACTACACTCTCATCTTTTcttcacaaaccctaaattagGATTGTGAGAGTAATATAGGTGGATAGGGAGGGAGTGGATATTACGAATTCCCCTGACTTTGCATTCCTTCCTcacctctctctttctctctttcttttattaacagatttcttccatgcctaaGGCCCAACACTTCtgctttctgtttttatttctctccTAAATTGACATAATGCCCTCAATAATATAAAAGTAGTGTTTTATTGCATCCATGtacaacacacacacatatatatatatataataagaaaataatattaaaataccATGTGCCAGATCAGTTTTCCAGAGCAGAACAAAATTCTTGATGAAGAACGACTACACTTGTAAGCTATTACttgtaaaatatttatcaCACTATGttacattgaaaaattatagaaCTTGTcctacaaaaaaatatattcagGTGCAAAAGAATAATGATGCAGTAATGCTTGCAAAATGTTGGTATGAAACTGCAAGATGGACTTGAAGATCTTAGGATTCAGGTGTGGGTGTGGGGTGTGGGGTGTGGGGTGTGaggttgatgagtttttttttttcccttctacTGGGAGTGTATTTAGGAgtagtttgggaagatagtgaggttttcttagaaattgtgaaaatttgaattagaagttgaggtgaacaaagagaagtgcgGGGTTTAAATAAGAATATTCAGTTTAGAGTGCCATAAACTAACATGGAGTAACATGGGAGTGTTAAAATCCCTACCCTTTTGGAAATCAAAGCATAGCAAAGAAAAGTTGAAAGAAATATCAACAGAACGCAGTTCTCATGTATGCAAATCTGTGGAAGCAGAAACAGTCGGCAATGACATCGTTTTCATAGAACTTGTTGAATTGAGAAAGAATCTTTCGATACAAGAAAACAATCATGCTCTATAGATACTAGAagtcaaaatttgaatttcccTCATCCACAATCTGGGGATGGTACATCAATAACATCAGACCACTGATCATAACTTAAGGTGCTAAAGAAGCGAGAGTCTCGTGTGTTTTCATGTCATGCTAGGAATATCTTTAGTTGCAAACTTGCTGTCTTTACAATTTTCCTCTTCTAGCAGTTGAGTTGGAGGCTCTTCCCCTTCTTGGACTTCAATGACGTCTTTGGGGTTCAAGAAGCTCGGCTGGTTAGTTGAAGAAAGAAGTCGTGCCCACATCCTGTCGGTAATCACAACCTTGTTTTGCTTCTCAGTGATA
The window above is part of the Prunus dulcis chromosome 1, ALMONDv2, whole genome shotgun sequence genome. Proteins encoded here:
- the LOC117614096 gene encoding uncharacterized protein LOC117614096; this encodes MRQMRTRSLMITLYIICIVISCSNSSHGNTTDSKVLNVGEELWKETLPLKMGSRLYQLQGLKPDTWYEVKISYPASIPARFSVQLKRGELESALTGNRRLLNTEKLIFKTESLGSNDQGGMYVLVSVEPEGVVAIPNVQEREHIIFNIVCDELLLGIPYKAWWVVGFVLVCLVLAFTIPAFLPPFLLRPVDQNASKDS
- the LOC117614097 gene encoding oleosin 1-like; its protein translation is MANQSKEITQNLYGRSAPPSHQTVKLLTAAIVGATLLFLSGLTLTGTVIALIMATPVLVLSSPILVPAGIVMLLIAAGFVFSGGCGMAAMTVMAWLYNYVSNYAAAKQRATAYGQFVMLDI
- the LOC117618850 gene encoding oleosin 16 kDa-like — protein: MADQSRHVTLKLQDHDHSAAPPSSLRLTGKFLTAGAAGTTLLVLSGLTLTGTVMALIMATPVLVVFSPILVPAGIVVFLTAAGLVFSGGCGVAAVTTLTLMYKYISSYVATKKRAYLYGQYFCPF
- the LOC117613805 gene encoding serine/threonine-protein kinase Aurora-1, which gives rise to MAIAAENQAQEKASSEVSATETRRWTLNDFDIGKPLGRGKFGHVYLAREKRSNHIVALKVLFKSQLQQSQVEHQLRREVEIQSHLRHPNILRLYGYFYDQKRVYLILEYAAKGELYKELQKCKYFSERRAATYVASLARALIYCHGKHVIHRDIKPENLLIGAQGELKIADFGWSVHTFNRRRTMCGTLDYLPPEMVESVEHDASVDIWSLGVLCYEFLYGVPPFEAKEHSDTYRRIVQVDLKFPPKPIVSSHAKDLISQMLVKDSSQRLPLHKLLEHPWIVQNAEPSGVYRI